ACATCGGCGCATCGAGCATCACCGATCGCCTGGAAGACTTGTCTGAGCGGATCAACGTGCTGCGTGGCGAAGTGTTCAACTCCACGCGCTTGATTGCCTCGTCCGACAGCGCCATCGACAGTACCCGCAACCAACTCAAGGGCCAGCCCAAAGAGGTGACCACGGTACGCCAGATTGCACTGAACCCTCAGCAACAAGACTTGCGTCGCCTGCTCAACCAGAAGCTCCTGGAAAAAGCCGACATGATGCGTACCTACACGGATAACGCGCCGCCGGTCAAAGCTTTGGACGCGTCGATCCGTGCGATGCAGGCCCAGGTCGCCGGTGAAAGCGATACGGTACAAAGCTCGGAAAACCGTGCACCCAACACCCTGGAAATCCACCTGCAACGGGTACTGCTGGATGAAACCAGCAATAACCTGGCGCTGCGCACGCAACTGACGCAACAGCAAAAGCAACTGACGGAGCTGGAAGCCCAACGCAAGGACGCCCTGGCCATTGAGCCGGAACTGGCGCGCCTGGCCCGTGAGCTGAACGGCACCGAGAAAAACTACGCGCTGTATGTGGACAGCCTGGAAAAATCACGGATCGACCGGGAACTGGATAAAAGCCAGATCAGTAACATCGCGGTGATCGAAGAAGCCACACTCAACCCGGGGCGCGTCTTCCCGAAAACCCTGTTGATGCTGTTGCTGGCCATCCCGTTCTCGATCGTGGTCGGGCTGCTGGTGATCTACCTGTGCTACCTGCTGGACCAGCGTATTCACGACGGCGGCCTGGTGGAAGGCAAGTTTGGCCTGCCGCTGTGGACCACACTGCCGGAGCTGGACACCAGTACCGCGCAAAGCACCAACGCCTTCAACGCGAGTATCTATCGCCTGTATGGCTTGCTGCCGCTGGAGCAGATTGCCGAACAGGGCCTGACCCTGGGGCTGACTTCGGCACGACACGGCGAAGGGGTGAGTTTTATTGTTGAGCAGTTGCGCCAGTTGCTGGAAGAGAACGGCGTGCGGGTGCGGGTTGGCGGCGTTGAGCCGGCCATTCCGGGCCAGGTGGTGTTGTTGGATGCCTCGGCGCTGCTGGACAACCGCGACGCGTTCATCAACCTGCGCCGTGCCGACCTGATTGCGCTGGTGGTGGAAGCGCAAAAAAGTACGGTGCCGGTGGTTGAGCATGCACTGTCGATTCTCACCACGGCGTTTGGCAAGGTCGATGGCATCATCATCAACCGTCGCAAGTTCGAGGTGCCGGTCAAGGTGCTTAGAACCATCGCCAAATACCGGGGTTCGTTCTGATGCGTATCGCCCTGCTCGCTCCCCTGCCGCCAGAAAAGAACGGGATCGCCGACTACGCGAACCACTTCAAGACGGCACTGGAGCAACTGGGCGTCGAGGTGGCTACGCCCTTGACGGGCGTGGTCGGCAGCACGGCGTCGATCAAGCAGGCCATCGCCGGTTTCGACTGGCAGGGTGTCGATTTGGTCCACGCCGAACTGGGCGGTGGGCGGTTGGGGGAATTTTTGGCCCTGCGCGAATTGCGCAAGGCTTACCCTGCACTGCCACTGACCGCCACCGTGCATGACCCGGAACGCATGGTGTGGCGGCGCGAGCATTTGCCCTTTCCGCTGAACCTGATGGAGTCCTTGCCCAGCCCATTGCCCCAAGCGGCAGTGGTGCTGGCCGATCCCTTGACCCTGCGCGAAGAACGTCACGTCGCCCGGGGTTTGACCCGGCTGGTGACCCTCACCCGCCTGGGCGCCGACTGCCTGACGGCGCGCATGCACTTGCCCGCAGGCAGGGTGGCGGTGATCAACCACGCCAACCTGGGCATCCCGCCCGTGGCCCTGCCGCCACTGGACACGCTGCACCTGTTGTACTTTGGCTTTATCTACCGTGGCAAAGGCATAGAAGACCTGTTGCAGGCCCTGGCCGCCGTCTTCGAAAAAGCCCCTGAATTACGTGACCGTGTGCGCCTGACCCTGGCCGGTGGCACTGCCGCCGAAATGGCGTTTGGCGCAGGCGGCAATTACCTGGAGCAGTTGAACAGCCAGATCGCCGAACTCGGCCTGGCGGGCTCCATCGACTGGCGGCTGAATTTGCCCGCCGGCGACATCCCGCAGACGATCCAGGCGCACCATGTGATGGTGCTGCCGTATCGCGAATCGAAAAAGCTTGGCCTGCTGGGCCGCCAGCGCGGCACCAGCGGTGCATTGTCGTGGGCGGCTGCCTGCGGCCGTGGGGCGATTACCTCCGATGCCCGGGCGTTTGCCGAAGAAGTCTCCAGCGGTAACGGTGCCATCTATCCCCAAGGCGACGTAGCCGCCTTGAGCGAGCAACTGCTGCGGCTCGCGCGTAACCCGCAACTGGCCCGGGACTGGGCCGAGCGCGCCGCCGCGATTGGTCGCGAACGGCTGTGGCCACTGACCGCGCAGAAGTTTGCAACACTGTTTGAACAAGCCATTGCAGGAGGCAACCATGGCACGTAAACGCACTTACCTGGCGACCCTGGTGGTGGTCGCGGCACTGGGCCTGACCGCCTTTCTCTGGGGCCGCCCGGCCGACGCCGAAAGCCATGTGCTCAAGGGCAGCAAAGAGATCGTGTGGAAGGATTTCCTGGGGGTGAACGCGCAGTTCCTGTGGTTCAGCCCCGAGCGTTATCAGAAGCAGATCGACCGCCTCAAGGCCCTGGGCCTGGAATGGGTGCGCCTGGACCTGCATTGGGACCAACTGGAAACCGCCGAGAACCAGTACAACGTCGCGACCCTGGACGAGCTGGTGAACAAGCTGGCGCAGAACCAGATCAAGTCGGTGTTCTACCTGGTGGGCTCGGCGAAGTTCGCCACCACCGCGCCTGCCTCCTCGCCCTATCAGGACCAGTTCCCGCCCAAAGACCCAGGCATCTTCGCCAACCGCATGGCGTTGCTGGCCCAGCGTTACCCCAGCGTAGACGCGTGGCAGGTATGGAACGAACCCAACCTGCTGGGGTTCTGGCGCCCCGCCGCCGACCCGGCCGGCTATGCCAACCTATTGCAAGTCACCGCCGCCGCGCTGCGGGCGGTGAACCCGAACAAGCCGGTGGTAGCGGCCGGCATGGCGTTCTTCAGCGAAATGCCCAACGGCCAGAACATGCTCGACGGGCTGCTGCAACTGGGCGTGCCGAGCCTGAACACTGTCATGTCCTATCACCCCTACACCCAATTGCCCGAAGGCAACGAGCCGTCGAACCTGGACTTCGTCGCCAAGACCGGCGCCCTCAACCAGAAACTGCGGGCTGCCGGGGTCAAGACCCTGTGGAGCACCGAGTGGGGCTGGTCGACGTATAAAGGCCCGAAAGAGGTGCAGGATTTCATCACCCCACAAGGCCAGGCCGACTACATCGTGCGCCGTGTGGCCTTGATGAGCGCGCTGGATTTCGACAAGATTTTCCTGTTTACCCTGAGCGACCTGGACCAGCGCGCCAGCGTGCGCGACCAGAGCTATGGGTTGCTGGATATCGACACCAACCCCAAGCCGTCCTATACCGCGTTGCAGAATTTCCTGCAGGTGAGCGGGCCTAAATTGACCCCCGGCGACCCTCCCACCGCCGACCAGTTGCCCGATGGCCTGTTCAGCATCGGCTGGACCCGTGCCGACGGGCGCAAGGTATGGTTCTTCTGGTCGGCGCGTGGCGGCAGCGCACACTTGCCGGGCATGACCACTGCCACCTTGTATGACCCGTTACGCGGCACCGAAACACCTTTGAGTGGCACCAATGGACTGGACGTACCGGTCAAGCCGAACCTGCAAATTCTGTTATGGGATTGAAGCCACCCATGCGCATCCTCTGGATCCTGCCCTACTCGCCTTGGCCCGCTACCAGCGGTGGCAAGACGCGCCAGTTTCATTTGCTGCGCAGCCTGGCGGCGCGCGGGCATCGGATCACCCTGCTGTTGCATGACAAGAACGCCGTATCGCTGACCGATCGCCAGGTGCTGGAAACCTTCCTGGAACAACTGATCGTGCTGCCGCGCCGCCCGCTGCGTAGCCTGAAAACCCTGCTGGCCGGGCTGTTTGCGCCGTACCCGCTGCTGGTCAGCGTAAATGGCTTGTCGGGTGCACTGCAGGACACGTTTGAGCAATTGCTGTTAGAACATTGGGACGTGGTGCAGATCGAGCACACGTACACCTTCCAGCCTTACGAAAGTGCGCTGGCCCGTCGCTCCCAGCCGTTTGTACTGACCGAACACAATGTGGAGTCGTCCCTCGGCGCCGCCACCTACGACCGCTTGCCCGGCTGGGCGCTGCCGTTCATTCGCTACGATCAATGGCGCTACGCCCGCTGGGAACGCCGGGTGATGCGCCAGGCGGCGCAAGTGGTGGCCGTGACCGAAGCCGACGCCCAGACCCTGGCGCAGATTACCGGCAAACCGGTGCCGGTGGTGGTCAACGGCGTGGATTGCGCGCACTTCGCCGCTGCCCGCCCCGACCCGACGACCCGCCGCGTGCTGTTTCTCGGCAACTACGAATACGCACCCAACGTCGATGCCATCGAATGGGCTCTGGATGAAATCCTGCCAAAGGTCTGGGCCCGCTGCCCTGACGCGCGCATGAGTGTCTGCGGCTTTGGTATGCCCGAAAGCTGGCGGGAACGCTGGAAGGACGGGCGCATTGAGTGGCAAGGGTTTGTCCCCAACCTGCTGGCCCTGCAATCGAGTTGCTCGGTGTTTTTGGCGCCGTTGCGCCATGGCGGCGGCTCCAAGCTCAAAGTGCTTGAGGCACTCGCGGCCGGCCTGCCGCTGGCGAGTACCGACCAGGGCGTGTCCGGGCTGGACCTGGTGGAAGGCCTTGACTACCTCGGCGGCCAGACCGCCGACAGCCTGGCCGACGCCGTGGTGCGCCTGCTGCAACAGCCAGAAGTCGCCGCCCCGATGGGCGAAGCCGGTCGCGCCTATGTGCGCCGCGCCCACGACTGGAGCGTCGCCGCCAGCCAGTTGGAGCAGGTGTACGCGCAACTGTCGCCCCTGAGCCAAAAGGAGCCGGCATGCGCGTAGGCCTCGATTACCGCACCGTCGGCACCTCGCCGCAATCAGGCATCAGCCGCCAGGTGTACGCCCTGGAAGATGCCCTGCGCGCTATGCCCGGCATCGAGCTGGAACGCTTCAGTGTCGCGCCGCTGGGCGACGAACTGCGCCTGAACGCCCATTGCCCGGACTGGGGCTGCGCCAAGACTGCAATGCACCAACCTCATCAGCGCCTGCGTTTCGAGGCGGGGTTCTTGCCCAAGGCCCTGCGTAACGAGCACATCGATGTGTACATCAGCACCTTCAATATG
This genomic window from Pseudomonas sp. Bout1 contains:
- a CDS encoding exopolysaccharide transport family protein translates to MIEIRSFRDLLRLFFIFKHEFKLAALAALVIILLGAFLLPAKYESTARLLVKPGRDSTMPIEVDNRQPIVMPSTQRDPIVDEERLLTGRPIVRAVAEHYLDVMDKMQPPEGVWKRTKWYVKKGIGSVFDGVRVVLETVGIIEETTPVERLAKSLEKNFDVTHAVGSTVMDISFTWDDPQIAQAVVKDWVETYIDERTQALGRKSLYAFYEGQVSSSAAQIKSYKDQILTHLNDIGASSITDRLEDLSERINVLRGEVFNSTRLIASSDSAIDSTRNQLKGQPKEVTTVRQIALNPQQQDLRRLLNQKLLEKADMMRTYTDNAPPVKALDASIRAMQAQVAGESDTVQSSENRAPNTLEIHLQRVLLDETSNNLALRTQLTQQQKQLTELEAQRKDALAIEPELARLARELNGTEKNYALYVDSLEKSRIDRELDKSQISNIAVIEEATLNPGRVFPKTLLMLLLAIPFSIVVGLLVIYLCYLLDQRIHDGGLVEGKFGLPLWTTLPELDTSTAQSTNAFNASIYRLYGLLPLEQIAEQGLTLGLTSARHGEGVSFIVEQLRQLLEENGVRVRVGGVEPAIPGQVVLLDASALLDNRDAFINLRRADLIALVVEAQKSTVPVVEHALSILTTAFGKVDGIIINRRKFEVPVKVLRTIAKYRGSF
- a CDS encoding GH39 family glycosyl hydrolase; translation: MARKRTYLATLVVVAALGLTAFLWGRPADAESHVLKGSKEIVWKDFLGVNAQFLWFSPERYQKQIDRLKALGLEWVRLDLHWDQLETAENQYNVATLDELVNKLAQNQIKSVFYLVGSAKFATTAPASSPYQDQFPPKDPGIFANRMALLAQRYPSVDAWQVWNEPNLLGFWRPAADPAGYANLLQVTAAALRAVNPNKPVVAAGMAFFSEMPNGQNMLDGLLQLGVPSLNTVMSYHPYTQLPEGNEPSNLDFVAKTGALNQKLRAAGVKTLWSTEWGWSTYKGPKEVQDFITPQGQADYIVRRVALMSALDFDKIFLFTLSDLDQRASVRDQSYGLLDIDTNPKPSYTALQNFLQVSGPKLTPGDPPTADQLPDGLFSIGWTRADGRKVWFFWSARGGSAHLPGMTTATLYDPLRGTETPLSGTNGLDVPVKPNLQILLWD
- a CDS encoding glycosyltransferase family 4 protein yields the protein MRILWILPYSPWPATSGGKTRQFHLLRSLAARGHRITLLLHDKNAVSLTDRQVLETFLEQLIVLPRRPLRSLKTLLAGLFAPYPLLVSVNGLSGALQDTFEQLLLEHWDVVQIEHTYTFQPYESALARRSQPFVLTEHNVESSLGAATYDRLPGWALPFIRYDQWRYARWERRVMRQAAQVVAVTEADAQTLAQITGKPVPVVVNGVDCAHFAAARPDPTTRRVLFLGNYEYAPNVDAIEWALDEILPKVWARCPDARMSVCGFGMPESWRERWKDGRIEWQGFVPNLLALQSSCSVFLAPLRHGGGSKLKVLEALAAGLPLASTDQGVSGLDLVEGLDYLGGQTADSLADAVVRLLQQPEVAAPMGEAGRAYVRRAHDWSVAASQLEQVYAQLSPLSQKEPACA
- a CDS encoding glycosyltransferase encodes the protein MRIALLAPLPPEKNGIADYANHFKTALEQLGVEVATPLTGVVGSTASIKQAIAGFDWQGVDLVHAELGGGRLGEFLALRELRKAYPALPLTATVHDPERMVWRREHLPFPLNLMESLPSPLPQAAVVLADPLTLREERHVARGLTRLVTLTRLGADCLTARMHLPAGRVAVINHANLGIPPVALPPLDTLHLLYFGFIYRGKGIEDLLQALAAVFEKAPELRDRVRLTLAGGTAAEMAFGAGGNYLEQLNSQIAELGLAGSIDWRLNLPAGDIPQTIQAHHVMVLPYRESKKLGLLGRQRGTSGALSWAAACGRGAITSDARAFAEEVSSGNGAIYPQGDVAALSEQLLRLARNPQLARDWAERAAAIGRERLWPLTAQKFATLFEQAIAGGNHGT